A window of Candidatus Stygibacter australis contains these coding sequences:
- a CDS encoding response regulator translates to MRKKVKKHDNVTTIMLVEDEEINLRLMEGMLGHLGHKVIPARNGREAIKKFNKFHPDIVLLDILMPRVSGIEVLKEIRAKDTGTIVIMVTASNKEEHAIESLRLGANNYLKKPVHYDDLVPLIHKYNSTIQKKSLEKLVLSKMISRKFTMEIENDLQIIPKIAQYLANETSTIFDKDDIISVNIALLELLVNAYEHGNLGISYEDKSKAIAEKRLDRLYQERTNNPAYKNRKIKIEFTLEKDSCEWFITDQGDGFSSVKYTELDDNDRENEHGRGIFISNFHLDELEYVDKGNIVRALKKKK, encoded by the coding sequence ATGCGGAAGAAAGTAAAAAAACATGATAATGTAACTACTATTATGCTGGTGGAAGACGAAGAAATAAATTTAAGGCTCATGGAAGGGATGCTGGGACATCTGGGTCATAAAGTGATCCCTGCCCGTAATGGCAGAGAAGCTATTAAAAAATTCAATAAATTCCATCCTGATATTGTGCTCCTGGATATCCTGATGCCCAGAGTTTCCGGTATTGAAGTGCTCAAAGAGATCAGAGCAAAAGATACTGGCACTATCGTAATTATGGTCACAGCTTCTAATAAAGAAGAACATGCCATTGAATCACTCCGGCTCGGGGCTAATAACTACTTAAAAAAGCCCGTTCATTACGATGATTTGGTTCCCCTTATTCATAAATATAATTCCACTATACAAAAAAAATCCCTGGAAAAACTGGTTCTTAGTAAAATGATCAGCCGGAAATTTACCATGGAAATAGAGAATGACCTCCAGATCATCCCTAAGATCGCCCAGTATCTGGCAAATGAAACCAGTACAATATTTGATAAAGATGATATTATTTCTGTAAATATTGCTCTTTTGGAACTGCTCGTGAACGCTTATGAACATGGGAATCTGGGTATTTCCTATGAAGATAAATCAAAAGCTATTGCCGAAAAAAGATTAGACCGGCTTTATCAGGAAAGAACAAATAATCCCGCATATAAAAACCGCAAAATAAAAATTGAATTTACTCTCGAAAAGGATTCCTGCGAATGGTTCATTACTGATCAGGGAGATGGCTTTAGCAGTGTTAAATATACCGAACTCGATGATAATGATCGGGAAAATGAACATGGCAGAGGTATCTTTATCAGTAATTTCCACCTTGATGAACTGGAATACGTAGATAAAGGAAATATTGTCCGAGCTTTAAAGAAAAAGAAATAA